The following proteins are encoded in a genomic region of Acidobacteriota bacterium:
- a CDS encoding prepilin-type N-terminal cleavage/methylation domain-containing protein: MPRLSSIRRRAGPGRSRMFTPASAPAGGSRRTASGGSDRGFTLVELLVSVAIIGILSAMAVVNLRSAIDRSRQRQSMATMRNVASAIEAYNGDNGHLPTNGITAQQLADVLARGVFYSVDTTDGWNNDLVYTSDGASYTVESYGRDLADGPQNITRATRDEYDYDIVLSDGQFSFSPET, from the coding sequence ATGCCCCGGCTTTCGTCTATCCGGCGCCGTGCCGGTCCAGGGAGGAGCCGCATGTTCACCCCAGCTTCGGCCCCCGCCGGCGGATCCCGCCGCACCGCATCCGGCGGCTCCGATCGCGGGTTCACCCTGGTCGAACTCCTGGTTTCCGTGGCGATCATCGGCATCCTGTCCGCGATGGCGGTGGTCAACCTCCGGTCGGCGATCGACCGGTCGCGCCAGCGCCAGAGCATGGCCACGATGCGCAACGTCGCGAGCGCGATCGAGGCCTACAACGGTGACAACGGCCACCTCCCCACCAACGGGATCACGGCGCAGCAGCTCGCCGACGTCCTCGCGCGAGGCGTGTTCTACAGCGTCGACACGACGGACGGGTGGAACAACGATCTCGTCTACACGTCGGACGGCGCGTCCTACACCGTGGAGAGCTACGGCCGCGACCTGGCCGACGGGCCCCAGAACATCACGCGCGCCACGCGGGACGAGTACGACTACGACATCGTCCTGAGCGACGGCCAGTTCTCCTTCAGCCCCGAGACCTGA
- a CDS encoding prepilin-type N-terminal cleavage/methylation domain-containing protein has product MQRKDRGFTLIELLIVVAIIGIIAAIAIPNLLNAIDRGRQKRTMADMRSIGTAVEAYSVDENQYPNTGNTTTLVDVNGNLDTYIEPIYIKKAPDEDGWSNPLKYASDSADYTIRSYGKDRTKQNSPPGGKTSNFDDDIIFIDGAFTQWPEGQQQ; this is encoded by the coding sequence ATGCAGCGCAAGGACCGTGGTTTCACCCTCATCGAGCTGCTGATCGTGGTGGCGATCATCGGCATCATCGCGGCGATCGCGATCCCGAATCTGCTGAACGCCATCGATCGCGGCCGCCAGAAGCGCACGATGGCGGACATGCGGTCCATCGGGACGGCCGTCGAAGCCTACTCGGTGGACGAGAACCAGTACCCGAACACGGGGAACACGACGACGCTCGTCGACGTGAACGGGAACCTCGACACCTATATCGAGCCGATCTACATCAAGAAGGCTCCGGACGAGGACGGCTGGTCCAATCCGCTGAAGTACGCCTCCGACAGCGCGGACTACACGATCCGGTCCTACGGGAAGGACAGGACGAAGCAGAACAGCCCCCCGGGCGGCAAGACGAGCAACTTCGACGACGACATCATCTTCATCGACGGCGCGTTCACGCAGTGGCCTGAGGGCCAGCAGCAGTAG